The Hymenobacter sp. DG25A nucleotide sequence AACGCTCATCTTCAACAAAACCGATTTATACGACGAAGAGCTGGCCCATTATCAGGAGCAGATTCTGAATATGTACAAGCGCACCGGCTACCCGGGGTTGCGCTGCTCAGCACACACCGGCGAGGGGGTAGCGGAGATTAAAGCGCTGCTGGAAGGCAAAGTCACGCTGCTATCGGGCCACTCGGGCGTAGGCAAAAGCACGCTTATTAATGCGTTGGTACCGGATTTAGATTTGAAAACGGCCGAAATCAGCCAGTTTTCCGACAAGGGTGTGCACACCACAACTTTTGCCGAAATGCTGGAAGTGCGCCCTGGCACCTACCTCATTGATACCCCCGGCATTAAAGAGCTGGGGCTGGTAGACATGAAGCCCGGCGAGTTGGCCCACTACTTTCCTGAGATGCGCGCCCTGCTCAATCAGTGCCGTTACCACAACTGCCAGCACGTGCATGAGCCCGGCTGCGCCGTGCGCGAAGCCGTGGAGAAAGGCCGCATTGCCCTGCCCCGCTACGACAGCTACCTCAGCATGCTGGCCGGCGAGGACAACCGGAGATAATCAGCGCATAAAGCGCACCCAGTGCCCCCTCTCATATACGTTTCTAATCAGTAGAATTGGTGGGCAGCCAAATTCTATAAGGGATAAATATGCCCTTGGCCATACTGATTTACGTTTCCCTCTGAAACGCGAATCTTATGGCACAACTTGCACTTCTGGGCCTGGGCCACATGGGTCAGGCTATGGCCGCCAATCTGTTACAGGCAGGTCATCAGCTTACAGTTTATAACCGCACCACAGAAAAAACAGAG carries:
- the rsgA gene encoding ribosome small subunit-dependent GTPase A, translating into MTGTIVKSTGSWYIVREAGTRKLHRCRLRGKFKNQGLKVSNPLAVGDQVDFTVEEQTEGAGVIHHIEPRRNYIIRRSVHKSEHSHIVAANLDQALLVVTLVSPATSFGFIDRFLVTAEAYHIPVTLIFNKTDLYDEELAHYQEQILNMYKRTGYPGLRCSAHTGEGVAEIKALLEGKVTLLSGHSGVGKSTLINALVPDLDLKTAEISQFSDKGVHTTTFAEMLEVRPGTYLIDTPGIKELGLVDMKPGELAHYFPEMRALLNQCRYHNCQHVHEPGCAVREAVEKGRIALPRYDSYLSMLAGEDNRR